One Planktothrix serta PCC 8927 DNA window includes the following coding sequences:
- a CDS encoding glycosyltransferase family 2 protein, protein MSHTPPLVSILINNYNYGRFLTEAIDSALNQTYSNLEVIVVDDGSTDDSRSIIANYQQKIIPILKENGGQATAFNVGFAASQGEIICFLDSDDLFEPQKIAEIVQIFEQNPEVGWCFHPLTYVGEPINTEVLETITGTEGIYDLRDSIQRGKLKGKLSFGTATSAMSMKRSLLEKILPMPEVIKITSDDYIKYLALGLTPGFVLLKKLALQRIHGNNAYTFKLDKTDLRIKILCLTAYWMKKEFPQFEKFSNNMLALAMGLDWRYGSRTEENSQLMQDYIASTPMVSLVEIYLRATYYRIKP, encoded by the coding sequence TGCCTTAAATCAGACCTACTCTAATCTGGAAGTCATTGTGGTTGATGATGGTTCAACGGATGATTCTCGGTCTATTATTGCCAATTATCAGCAAAAAATTATTCCGATTTTAAAAGAAAATGGCGGCCAAGCAACCGCTTTTAATGTGGGGTTTGCAGCCAGTCAAGGAGAGATTATTTGTTTTTTGGATTCTGATGATTTATTTGAACCGCAAAAAATCGCAGAAATTGTACAAATATTTGAACAAAATCCTGAAGTGGGTTGGTGTTTTCATCCCTTAACTTATGTCGGAGAGCCAATAAATACTGAAGTCTTAGAAACGATTACCGGCACGGAGGGAATCTACGATTTACGTGATTCGATACAACGGGGAAAACTCAAAGGAAAACTTTCTTTTGGAACCGCTACCTCTGCCATGAGTATGAAACGATCACTCCTAGAAAAAATTCTGCCGATGCCCGAAGTGATCAAAATTACCAGTGATGATTATATTAAATATTTAGCATTAGGATTAACCCCAGGATTTGTCCTGTTAAAAAAATTAGCCCTTCAGAGAATTCATGGTAATAACGCCTACACTTTTAAACTCGATAAAACTGATTTAAGAATTAAAATTCTTTGTCTGACTGCTTACTGGATGAAAAAGGAGTTTCCCCAATTTGAAAAATTCTCCAATAATATGTTAGCTTTAGCTATGGGTTTAGATTGGCGCTACGGTAGCAGAACTGAAGAAAATAGTCAACTCATGCAGGATTATATCGCATCAACCCCGATGGTTTCCCTCGTAGAAATCTATCTCAGAGCCACCTATTACCGAATCAAACCATGA
- a CDS encoding O-antigen ligase family protein: MNPGLNFFEKRFAIFSFMFLTGVFRLASFFTSPDATNDAVPSYNPFDKVSSLFQQFVYLTSFFLLLARPKGSVRAAIRDPWIWLLVLMSIFSFLWSDYPAISKRRGITTFQTSYLGLYLASRFTLKQQLQMLCWAFGIITVFSFLFSLAFRGVAVEAGANAGSWRGPFTQKNLLARLMVLAAIIFILIALDKPKHYKLAWGLFGNAVLMILLTGSKTALLLLLTILMVLPLYNLLRKKDTILIPVLVSVILIGGSSLIFITENWLNILASLGRDPTLSGRTTLWEIAIEKINERYWLGYGYQAFWLEGGGAEIIWRHEGYKPPHAHNGFVNMALDFGVLGLIIFLTIIIVTYARGVIWLRAGNTWAELWPICYVTFFFMYNHTESTIIEHNSIFWTLLVSVALSMKRVKPTRNLSLPPDVHLVDKKVKQNSE, translated from the coding sequence ATGAACCCCGGCTTAAATTTTTTTGAAAAGCGATTTGCCATTTTTTCCTTCATGTTTTTGACGGGTGTATTTCGACTGGCTAGTTTTTTTACGAGTCCTGATGCCACTAATGATGCAGTCCCTAGCTATAATCCCTTTGATAAAGTCTCCTCATTATTTCAACAATTTGTTTATTTAACCTCATTCTTTTTACTACTAGCTCGACCCAAAGGTTCAGTTCGGGCTGCCATTCGAGATCCTTGGATCTGGCTATTAGTCTTAATGTCTATATTTTCTTTTCTCTGGTCAGACTATCCCGCTATTTCCAAAAGAAGGGGAATTACAACCTTCCAAACCAGCTATTTGGGACTCTATCTAGCCTCCCGTTTTACCCTAAAACAACAGTTACAAATGTTGTGTTGGGCTTTTGGAATTATTACGGTTTTTTCGTTTTTATTTTCCCTCGCCTTTCGGGGTGTGGCGGTGGAAGCGGGTGCGAATGCGGGATCTTGGCGGGGGCCATTTACTCAGAAGAATCTATTGGCTCGACTCATGGTTTTAGCGGCGATTATTTTTATTTTAATTGCCCTAGATAAGCCGAAACATTATAAGTTGGCTTGGGGTTTGTTTGGAAATGCGGTGCTGATGATTCTGTTAACCGGATCAAAAACCGCTCTATTATTATTACTAACAATCCTCATGGTTTTACCTCTCTATAACCTCCTCCGAAAAAAAGATACAATCTTGATTCCAGTCCTAGTTTCGGTGATTTTAATCGGGGGGAGTTCTTTGATTTTTATTACAGAGAATTGGTTAAATATTTTAGCCTCCCTCGGTCGAGATCCCACCTTAAGTGGTCGAACTACGCTGTGGGAAATTGCGATCGAAAAAATCAATGAACGCTACTGGTTAGGCTATGGATATCAAGCTTTTTGGCTCGAAGGTGGTGGTGCTGAAATCATCTGGAGACATGAAGGTTATAAACCGCCCCATGCCCATAATGGCTTTGTGAATATGGCTCTTGATTTTGGGGTTTTGGGTTTAATAATATTTTTAACGATCATTATTGTCACCTATGCTCGTGGTGTGATTTGGTTGCGCGCTGGAAACACATGGGCTGAACTCTGGCCGATTTGCTATGTCACCTTCTTTTTCATGTACAATCATACTGAAAGTACAATTATTGAGCATAACTCGATTTTTTGGACTTTATTAGTTTCCGTTGCGCTGTCAATGAAACGGGTTAAACCTACAAGAAATCTGTCCCTTCCACCGGATGTCCACTTAGTTGATAAAAAAGTCAAGCAAAACTCAGAATAA
- a CDS encoding glycosyltransferase: MTDIAIFLMDLGGGGAERVMINLAQGFVDHQLSVDLVLVQAKGPYLSQLPAGVNVVTLNSSRLLLSIPKLIQYLKKKQPKFLLSALDDTNFIAILAGKIAGNSTKVAVTVHNNLSQESQNAPQLKRRLTPTFVGWFYPSADYVIGVSNGVTDNLITLGSPPEKTHFIYNPIVSAELLEKLQESVNHPWFASGQPPVILGVGRLSPQKDFATLIRAFAQVRKQHQARLIILGEGSKLDYLKGLVQDFDLTEDVAFPGFVDNPYSYMARAGVLVLSSAWEGFGNVLVEAMAAGTPVVSTDCESGPAEILAQGKYGKLVPVADSQAMAEAILATLTEPTNPEPLKQRAMEFSLENSVNQYLRILRMD; the protein is encoded by the coding sequence ATGACAGATATTGCAATTTTTTTAATGGATTTAGGAGGAGGCGGTGCTGAACGGGTAATGATCAACTTAGCTCAAGGTTTTGTTGATCACCAACTCAGCGTTGATCTGGTTTTAGTTCAAGCGAAAGGCCCTTATCTTTCCCAACTTCCTGCTGGAGTTAACGTTGTTACCTTAAATTCTTCCCGATTACTGTTGAGTATTCCTAAGCTGATTCAATACCTGAAAAAAAAGCAACCTAAATTTTTACTTTCCGCCTTAGATGATACTAATTTTATCGCTATTTTAGCCGGAAAAATTGCAGGAAATTCAACAAAAGTAGCGGTAACAGTACATAATAATCTTTCCCAGGAATCCCAGAATGCACCCCAACTCAAACGACGTTTAACCCCGACTTTCGTGGGTTGGTTTTATCCATCGGCGGACTATGTGATTGGAGTTTCAAATGGAGTAACCGATAACCTAATTACCTTGGGATCTCCCCCAGAAAAAACCCACTTCATTTATAACCCGATTGTGAGTGCGGAATTATTAGAAAAACTCCAAGAATCCGTTAACCATCCTTGGTTTGCTTCCGGTCAACCTCCGGTTATTTTAGGAGTAGGACGCCTTAGTCCTCAAAAAGATTTTGCGACTTTAATTCGAGCTTTTGCTCAAGTCCGAAAACAGCATCAAGCCCGACTAATAATTTTAGGAGAAGGGAGCAAACTGGATTATTTAAAAGGTTTAGTCCAAGACTTCGACTTAACAGAAGATGTTGCCTTTCCCGGGTTTGTCGATAATCCCTATTCCTATATGGCGCGTGCCGGGGTACTGGTGTTATCCTCAGCTTGGGAAGGGTTTGGGAACGTTTTAGTTGAAGCTATGGCGGCGGGGACTCCGGTGGTTTCTACCGATTGTGAAAGTGGCCCTGCGGAAATTTTAGCCCAGGGAAAATATGGCAAGTTAGTTCCCGTTGCTGATAGTCAGGCGATGGCTGAGGCTATTCTTGCCACCCTCACAGAACCTACAAATCCTGAACCCTTAAAACAACGGGCGATGGAGTTTTCTCTGGAAAATTCTGTTAACCAATACCTGCGGATTTTACGGATGGATTAA
- a CDS encoding glycosyltransferase family A protein: MLVFIIPLKSSRLSSSWERVCQLLERTLKSVCNQTSSNFEVIIVCHEKPELSFSPPKVRYLSVDLPLPGDDYVSKEKDKMCKMLLGMIEADSMNPSHLMFVDADDCVSNRLVEYVDQNIDQNGWFIGKGYEYREDIQQLKYRSKGLHLRTNTSHIIRMDLLKPDLTIPLAEVRRDNFILYHRDTADILERRGTPLKELPFPGMVYITDNGENMWWSQDQLSQAKKGFDLKNKLQLYLKTAYQKMITRPLTPEIQQEFYLY; encoded by the coding sequence ATGTTAGTTTTTATTATTCCTTTAAAAAGTTCCCGACTTTCCAGTTCTTGGGAACGAGTCTGTCAGTTATTAGAACGAACTTTAAAATCGGTCTGTAATCAAACTTCATCTAATTTTGAAGTAATTATTGTTTGTCACGAAAAACCGGAGTTATCTTTTTCTCCTCCTAAAGTTCGCTATTTGAGTGTTGATTTACCCCTTCCGGGTGATGATTATGTCAGTAAAGAAAAAGACAAAATGTGTAAAATGCTGTTAGGGATGATAGAAGCTGACAGCATGAATCCCTCTCATCTCATGTTTGTGGATGCAGATGATTGTGTAAGCAACCGTTTAGTTGAATATGTGGATCAAAATATTGATCAAAATGGTTGGTTTATTGGTAAGGGTTATGAATACCGAGAAGATATTCAACAACTTAAATATAGAAGTAAAGGTTTGCATTTGAGAACTAATACCAGTCATATTATCAGAATGGATTTACTCAAACCCGATCTAACAATTCCCTTAGCAGAGGTGAGACGGGATAATTTTATTTTGTACCATCGAGATACGGCGGATATCTTAGAACGTCGGGGAACGCCCTTAAAAGAATTACCCTTTCCAGGGATGGTTTATATTACAGATAATGGGGAAAATATGTGGTGGAGTCAAGATCAACTTTCCCAGGCAAAAAAAGGGTTTGACTTAAAAAATAAGTTACAACTTTATCTGAAAACAGCTTATCAAAAGATGATTACTCGTCCTTTAACTCCAGAAATTCAACAGGAGTTTTACCTGTATTAA
- a CDS encoding serine O-acetyltransferase, with amino-acid sequence MLEDYKADIDRYVVTQSGSWLYLVLTKQGLWALAEYRFSHWVRTKVQIPMIKQILKTVGFIWHKIIEIIAGIDIPATTQISKGFYIGHFGGIIINQDVKIGENCNISQGVTIGVGGRGENSGCPVIGDRVFIGPGAKIFGKIKIGNDVAIGANAVVTKDLPDQAVAVGIPAKIVSYKGSKDFILYRDSISKIESKNV; translated from the coding sequence ATGTTAGAAGACTATAAAGCCGATATTGATCGGTATGTTGTAACTCAAAGTGGATCTTGGCTCTATCTTGTCTTAACAAAACAAGGGCTATGGGCTTTAGCGGAATATCGTTTTAGTCATTGGGTGAGAACGAAAGTTCAGATTCCTATGATTAAACAAATTCTCAAAACCGTGGGATTTATTTGGCACAAAATTATTGAGATTATAGCGGGGATTGATATTCCGGCTACAACCCAAATTAGCAAAGGGTTTTATATTGGTCATTTTGGGGGGATTATTATTAATCAGGATGTTAAAATTGGGGAAAATTGCAATATTAGTCAAGGAGTAACCATTGGGGTTGGAGGTAGAGGAGAAAATTCCGGTTGTCCTGTGATTGGCGATCGCGTTTTTATTGGGCCAGGAGCCAAAATTTTTGGTAAGATTAAGATCGGGAATGATGTGGCAATTGGAGCAAATGCCGTCGTTACCAAAGATTTACCAGATCAAGCCGTAGCCGTGGGAATTCCTGCTAAAATTGTTAGCTATAAAGGCTCAAAAGATTTTATTCTCTATAGAGATTCTATCAGCAAGATTGAGAGTAAAAATGTTTAA
- a CDS encoding glycosyltransferase family 2 protein yields MPKVSVIIPAYNAENTIVETIESIQKQTLSDFEVLVIDDGSKDKTIELVKQITDPRVQVFAYPNGGVSVARNRGIEQAKGEFIAFIDNDDLWTEDKLELQIAALEQHPEASAVYSWTVNMMDDGESISFVQGTESTVEGNIYPDLLLGNFIGSGSNILVRREVIDVVGGYEPNLAFSDWDFCLRVAAKFQFVVVPKPQILYRKIAGSMSSKLDAMEKEGLRALERAYQTAPPELQHLKNRSLAFLHRYLADLCLAHDTDAKGLDAAQKNLWQAVKLYPQILQERYAQKLIIKLLIKRLLPGNLSNSVIQGLKKQISCPDPRVEPKS; encoded by the coding sequence ATGCCTAAAGTTTCTGTAATTATTCCGGCTTATAATGCGGAAAATACGATTGTAGAAACAATCGAATCGATTCAAAAACAAACGCTTTCAGATTTTGAAGTGCTAGTGATTGATGATGGTTCTAAAGACAAAACCATAGAGCTAGTTAAGCAAATTACTGACCCACGAGTTCAGGTATTTGCTTATCCGAATGGTGGGGTTTCCGTCGCTAGAAATCGGGGTATTGAACAGGCGAAGGGTGAATTTATTGCCTTTATTGATAATGATGATTTATGGACAGAAGATAAATTAGAGTTACAAATTGCCGCCTTAGAACAACATCCTGAAGCCAGTGCTGTCTATAGTTGGACGGTGAATATGATGGATGATGGAGAATCCATTTCCTTTGTCCAAGGCACCGAATCAACGGTGGAAGGAAATATTTATCCTGATTTATTGTTAGGTAATTTTATCGGCAGTGGTTCTAATATTTTGGTTCGTCGGGAAGTGATTGATGTTGTCGGTGGATATGAACCTAATCTCGCATTTTCCGACTGGGATTTTTGTTTGCGAGTGGCTGCTAAATTTCAGTTTGTCGTTGTTCCTAAACCCCAAATTTTGTATCGGAAAATAGCGGGTTCGATGAGTTCTAAACTTGATGCAATGGAGAAAGAAGGTTTACGCGCTTTAGAACGAGCCTATCAGACAGCACCCCCAGAATTACAACATCTCAAAAATCGTAGTCTAGCCTTTCTGCATCGATATCTGGCTGACTTATGTTTAGCCCATGATACAGATGCCAAAGGACTTGATGCTGCTCAGAAGAATTTATGGCAAGCTGTTAAACTCTATCCCCAAATTCTTCAGGAAAGATATGCTCAAAAATTGATCATTAAATTACTGATCAAACGATTATTACCCGGTAATCTTTCCAATTCTGTCATTCAAGGTCTGAAAAAGCAAATATCCTGTCCTGACCCGCGAGTTGAGCCAAAAAGTTAA
- a CDS encoding aminotransferase class I/II-fold pyridoxal phosphate-dependent enzyme, whose translation MNELAIFGYPPAFSEKLYVGRPNIGNRDRFLQRINDLLDRKWLTNNGVYVQELEQRIAEMLGVKHCIAMCNGTIALEIVIRATGLKGEVIIPSFTFVATAHALQWQEITPVFCDIDPKTHTINPWRVEALITPRTTAIMGVHLWGQPCNVEALTQIAQKHNLKLLFDASHALGCSYQGRMIGNFGEAEVFSFHATKFINTFEGGAVVTNNDELADKIRLMKNFGFAAGYDNVIYIGTNGKMDEPSAAMGLTSLESLEKFITINQHNYEQYQQELERIPGISLFAYEKNEKCNYQYVVLEVDESLTQISRDQLVDILHAENVIARRYFYPGCHRMEPYRSYFPHAGLLLPETEKLAQRIIVLPTGTGVSLEDIKKICNIIRLSVANGQAIKEGLEKKHLNPNLVL comes from the coding sequence ATGAATGAATTAGCTATTTTCGGCTATCCACCAGCCTTTAGCGAAAAACTCTATGTCGGTCGTCCAAATATTGGGAACCGCGATCGCTTTTTACAACGGATTAACGACCTTTTAGATAGGAAATGGCTGACCAACAACGGTGTGTACGTCCAAGAGTTAGAGCAACGTATTGCTGAAATGTTGGGAGTCAAACACTGTATTGCTATGTGTAATGGAACAATTGCCTTGGAAATCGTAATCCGGGCAACGGGACTTAAAGGTGAAGTGATCATTCCTTCATTCACCTTTGTTGCCACCGCCCACGCCCTACAATGGCAAGAAATCACACCCGTTTTTTGTGACATAGACCCCAAAACCCATACGATTAATCCCTGGCGAGTCGAGGCTTTGATTACTCCCCGCACCACAGCAATTATGGGAGTACACCTATGGGGTCAACCTTGCAATGTAGAAGCCCTAACTCAAATTGCTCAGAAACACAACCTCAAGCTCCTATTTGATGCTTCCCATGCCCTAGGATGTTCTTACCAAGGCAGGATGATTGGCAACTTTGGTGAGGCGGAAGTATTTAGTTTCCATGCCACCAAGTTTATTAATACATTTGAGGGGGGTGCTGTTGTCACCAATAATGACGAATTAGCAGATAAAATTCGTCTGATGAAAAACTTTGGCTTTGCTGCTGGTTATGACAATGTTATTTATATCGGCACCAATGGCAAAATGGATGAACCCTCAGCCGCAATGGGATTAACATCTTTAGAAAGTTTAGAAAAGTTTATCACTATTAACCAACATAACTATGAACAATATCAGCAGGAATTAGAAAGAATTCCGGGTATTTCTTTATTTGCTTATGAAAAAAATGAAAAATGTAACTATCAATATGTTGTTTTAGAAGTTGATGAATCCCTAACTCAAATCAGTCGTGATCAGTTAGTGGATATTCTTCATGCTGAAAATGTAATAGCTCGCCGTTACTTTTATCCGGGTTGTCATCGCATGGAACCCTATCGTTCCTATTTTCCCCATGCGGGATTACTGCTTCCTGAGACTGAAAAATTAGCTCAACGAATTATTGTCCTGCCTACGGGTACGGGAGTCAGCTTAGAAGACATCAAAAAGATCTGTAACATTATTAGATTATCGGTTGCTAACGGCCAAGCTATAAAAGAAGGCTTGGAAAAAAAACACCTCAATCCTAATCTTGTTCTGTGA
- a CDS encoding glycosyltransferase family 2 protein, whose amino-acid sequence MNISIGILAYNEADFIPKMLDSLFQQSLFTQPNPDLDIKIYVIPNACTDQTASIAATTLENLVKPDIHTHVKWSIYEIERPGKSNAWNEFVHRFSNPNADYLFLMDADITILNPQTLTSMLQLLETSSETWIAMDKPIKDVSLKTNKNPLEFLSEKVSSLSGNKASEGKPSWLCGQLYLGRANIMRRIWLPKTLPTQDSFLYSMIVTNGFKEAENPERVIQAPSASHIFEAYTSISSLLRHQKWLMIGQIVGELVSESFLNQKDQEDIGTMIKNHNEKDPLWLDEMVQKMIANKSWWLIPNFILTRRFKSLANKSFFKAILFLPLACVAFGVDLWVAFQANSALHKGEALGHWKKSQ is encoded by the coding sequence ATGAATATTAGTATTGGCATATTAGCTTATAATGAAGCTGATTTCATCCCTAAAATGCTGGATTCTTTATTTCAACAAAGTTTATTTACTCAGCCTAATCCCGATCTCGATATTAAAATTTATGTCATTCCTAATGCCTGTACAGATCAAACAGCCAGCATTGCGGCCACAACCTTAGAAAATCTGGTCAAGCCTGATATTCACACCCACGTTAAATGGTCTATTTATGAAATAGAACGCCCAGGAAAATCCAATGCTTGGAATGAATTTGTCCATCGTTTTTCCAATCCGAATGCGGATTATTTATTTTTAATGGATGCTGATATTACTATCCTCAATCCCCAAACTTTGACCTCCATGCTGCAACTGTTAGAAACCAGTTCAGAAACCTGGATAGCCATGGATAAACCAATCAAAGATGTTAGCTTAAAAACCAATAAAAATCCGTTAGAATTTCTTTCAGAAAAGGTGTCTAGTCTATCTGGAAATAAAGCAAGTGAAGGTAAGCCTTCCTGGTTGTGTGGTCAGCTTTATCTGGGTCGTGCTAACATTATGCGTCGGATTTGGCTACCCAAAACCCTGCCGACTCAAGATAGTTTTTTATATAGTATGATTGTCACAAATGGTTTCAAAGAAGCAGAAAATCCAGAGCGGGTAATTCAAGCACCATCAGCTTCCCATATCTTTGAAGCCTATACCAGTATTTCGAGTTTACTCCGGCATCAAAAATGGTTGATGATTGGACAAATAGTTGGTGAATTGGTTTCTGAGTCCTTCTTAAATCAGAAAGATCAAGAGGATATTGGAACAATGATTAAAAATCATAATGAAAAAGATCCTTTATGGCTAGATGAAATGGTTCAAAAGATGATTGCTAATAAAAGTTGGTGGTTAATTCCTAATTTCATTTTGACTCGAAGATTTAAAAGTTTAGCGAATAAATCCTTTTTCAAGGCGATATTATTCTTACCTTTAGCTTGTGTTGCTTTTGGGGTTGATTTATGGGTAGCATTTCAAGCAAATTCTGCACTTCATAAGGGAGAAGCACTAGGCCATTGGAAAAAAAGTCAATAG
- a CDS encoding WD40/YVTN/BNR-like repeat-containing protein — MKPIENWRLNSKQLILATFIFLSVIFMQNIFTASEQQQPCSPAPEFAIFKTSTGESYQWTNLRMGGGGFVTGIVIHPTIANLIYARTDVGGLYRWQPEKQTWIQLIQSDTVPQEVPLNIESVALDPQNPNIIYAATGAYTQSNNKLKPGILLKSENQGQSWQILNLALPMGGNEFWRWTGERLAVDPKNSNIVYFASRLNGLWYSQNGGESWSQINSEQVPIGEAHPETNQKAGVSFVTFDPTSETLEGKTKTIYVGVSGKGIYRSQNAGQTWELLKHNFDIKLVPQQGVINSKGELIVSFYHSQKQPEGKVLKYTNNTWEDITPKSGRNYSPIAVDPQKPDTIFVSSYPMTPNDIYRSTDGGKQWTSLKNQLNKISWWPDWSFYTLIGAIAISPQNSHHVWLTNGFGIWKTEDGSKDQITWSGMVNGLEETVAFDAVSLPGDKGVITAIADLDGLRHESFCEIPKTSHAQGTFNTTTQLAYSFNHPNFVVSVGANHHEPHKIRAGFSQDQGKTWQQFDSIKNKTHPPKLVFGNVAVSATNPDHIVWQPTNDQPPYYTQDRGKTWTKIDFFEQPDIAGGAHTHLWNRQQTLAADSIKADTFYLYHHRKGYFLRSENGGKTWIIANQTLPSGIWNGANVKTVPGIAGEVWVSLKEKGLYRSSDFGENFSGLAGVEEAQVLSFGKAAPGANYPTVFIHGRIKGESGIFRSSDFGETWVKIADHPMNSFANPMVIVGDMNTFGRVFIGTGGNGFIYGQPQA, encoded by the coding sequence ATGAAACCGATTGAAAATTGGCGATTAAACTCTAAGCAATTGATTTTAGCAACTTTCATTTTTTTGAGTGTCATTTTTATGCAAAATATTTTCACTGCTTCAGAACAACAGCAACCCTGTTCACCTGCGCCGGAATTTGCCATATTTAAAACATCCACCGGAGAAAGTTATCAATGGACTAACCTCAGAATGGGGGGAGGAGGATTTGTGACTGGAATAGTCATTCATCCCACAATTGCGAATTTAATTTATGCGAGAACTGATGTCGGCGGGTTATATCGTTGGCAACCGGAAAAACAAACCTGGATACAACTGATCCAATCAGATACTGTGCCTCAAGAAGTGCCGTTAAATATTGAAAGTGTTGCCCTTGATCCCCAAAATCCTAATATTATTTATGCCGCTACAGGTGCTTACACCCAGTCTAATAATAAATTAAAACCCGGTATTCTCTTAAAATCAGAAAATCAAGGACAATCTTGGCAGATTCTTAACCTGGCTTTACCAATGGGAGGAAATGAATTTTGGCGATGGACAGGAGAACGTTTAGCTGTAGATCCTAAAAATAGTAATATCGTTTATTTCGCTTCCCGTTTAAATGGACTTTGGTATAGTCAAAATGGGGGAGAATCTTGGAGTCAAATTAACTCTGAACAAGTCCCTATTGGGGAAGCACACCCGGAAACCAATCAAAAAGCTGGGGTGAGTTTTGTAACTTTTGACCCAACATCAGAAACCCTAGAGGGAAAAACAAAAACGATCTATGTGGGAGTTTCAGGAAAAGGAATTTATCGCAGCCAAAATGCGGGTCAAACCTGGGAATTATTAAAGCATAATTTTGATATTAAATTAGTCCCTCAACAGGGAGTTATTAATAGCAAAGGTGAATTAATTGTCAGTTTCTACCACAGTCAAAAACAACCCGAAGGCAAGGTACTAAAATATACGAATAATACCTGGGAAGATATTACTCCAAAATCAGGAAGAAACTATTCTCCGATCGCGGTCGATCCGCAAAAACCCGATACTATTTTTGTCAGTAGCTATCCCATGACTCCTAATGATATTTATCGTTCAACCGATGGGGGAAAACAGTGGACGAGCTTAAAAAATCAATTAAATAAAATTTCTTGGTGGCCCGATTGGAGTTTTTATACTTTAATCGGTGCGATCGCAATTTCCCCGCAAAATTCCCATCACGTTTGGTTAACTAATGGGTTCGGAATCTGGAAAACAGAAGACGGATCAAAAGATCAAATTACCTGGTCAGGAATGGTCAATGGATTAGAGGAAACCGTAGCTTTTGATGCGGTGAGTCTTCCAGGGGATAAGGGTGTAATTACAGCGATCGCTGATTTAGATGGACTTCGCCATGAGTCTTTTTGTGAGATTCCCAAAACCTCCCATGCTCAAGGAACATTCAATACCACAACCCAATTAGCCTATAGTTTTAATCATCCTAATTTTGTGGTTTCCGTGGGAGCAAATCATCACGAACCCCATAAAATTAGAGCCGGATTTTCTCAAGATCAGGGGAAAACCTGGCAGCAATTTGACTCGATCAAGAATAAAACCCATCCTCCAAAATTAGTCTTTGGAAATGTAGCGGTTTCTGCCACTAATCCCGATCATATTGTTTGGCAACCCACCAATGATCAACCTCCCTACTATACCCAAGATCGGGGAAAAACCTGGACTAAAATCGATTTTTTTGAACAACCAGACATCGCAGGTGGTGCCCATACCCATTTATGGAACCGACAACAAACCTTAGCGGCGGACTCCATAAAAGCCGATACATTTTATCTTTATCATCACCGCAAAGGCTATTTTCTCCGTAGTGAAAATGGGGGCAAAACTTGGATAATTGCTAATCAAACCCTACCCAGTGGCATCTGGAATGGTGCTAATGTTAAAACCGTTCCCGGAATAGCGGGAGAAGTCTGGGTGAGTCTCAAAGAAAAAGGACTGTATCGCTCCAGTGACTTTGGAGAAAATTTTAGCGGTCTGGCGGGGGTAGAGGAGGCTCAAGTGTTAAGCTTTGGCAAAGCTGCACCAGGGGCGAACTATCCTACAGTGTTTATTCATGGACGGATCAAGGGTGAAAGCGGTATTTTTCGTTCTAGTGATTTTGGTGAAACTTGGGTTAAAATTGCCGACCATCCGATGAACTCTTTTGCGAACCCGATGGTCATTGTCGGGGATATGAACACTTTTGGACGGGTGTTTATTGGAACAGGGGGAAATGGATTTATTTATGGGCAACCTCAAGCTTGA